Proteins from a genomic interval of Plasmodium malariae genome assembly, contig: PmUG01_00_9, whole genome shotgun sequence:
- the PmUG01_00026200 gene encoding Plasmodium exported protein, unknown function codes for MEQNILQYLLIKTVVFILLFWICHFNNDMRSPYDNRKFIIKFDVRLCRMMAVHKKEEHSNIKWIKMEMKNNGECKQKELSNTKTAITVKNRKLDKIYYKNVVSYMANADFKYLRKSMKIKVFQICVLASIHILLGILLIVLEILNYLDVLKLFGPLHLSTLGFVIFMFIVILSMFYFYKKFQTYTKLTRIKDDIYNTAYPSFRKVDLYKD; via the exons atggagcaaaatattttgcaatatttattaattaaaactgtggtgtttatccttttattttggatatgtcattttaacaatgatatg AGATCCCCATATGataatagaaaatttattataaaatttgatGTGAGATTGTGTCGAATGATGGCGGTACATAAAAAGGAAGAACattcaaatattaaatgGATAAAGatggaaatgaaaaataatggaGAATGCAAACAAAAGGAATTATCTAATACTAAAACGGCAATCAcagtaaaaaatagaaagctagacaaaatatattataaaaatgtagttAGTTATATGGCAAATGCTGATTTTAAGtatttaagaaaaagtatgaaaataaaagtatttcAGATTTGTGTTTTAGCTAGCATCCATATATTACTTGGAATACTATTAATTgttttagaaatattaaattatttagatGTTTTAAAGTTATTTGGTCCTTTACATTTATCAACTCTAGGATTTGTGATATTCATGTTTATAGTTATATTaagtatgttttatttttacaaaaaatttcaaacATATACAAAGTTAACACGTATAAaagatgatatatataatacggCATATCCTTCTTTCCGTAAAGTAGACTTATATAAAGATTAA